CTACAACGAGGACGCCGCTACTCCCGGCAACGACTGGTTCTACACCCCGCCCATGCTGCTCCGCACCGGTAACCGTTACCAGCTTTCGTTCAAGTACCGCAACAGCGGTACCAACTACACCGAGAAGCTGGAAGTAACCTACGGCACTTCGGCTAGCCCCGCGGGCCAGACGACGCAGCTGTGGAAAAACGAGGCCATCGGCACGACTACTTTCCTGACAGCTGACGCGACGAGCACGATTCCCGTGCTGCCCGTAGTGCCCACGACGACCGGTAACTACTACATCGGCTTCCATGTGTATAGCGACGCTGACAAGTTCTTCGTGGCCATCGATGACCTGCAGGTAACGGCTACGGCTATCACCGGCACCTCGGCTGCTCTGGACTACGCCATCAGCGTATTCCCGAACCCCTCGGCTGGTGTCTTCAGCGTGGACATCAAGAATGCCAACGCCAAAGGCGCTATGCAGGTAGAAGTAATGAACTCCCTGGGCCAGATCGTGCACACGGCTTTGGTACGCGACAACCAGCTCAACAAGCTGGACCTCTCGAACCTGGCTGGCGGCATGTACATCCTGAAAGTGAAGTCGGGCAACGACTTCTCGGTTCGGAACATCTCGATCCAGAAGTAATTTCTGCAGCTTGTAATTTGAAAAGGGCAGCCACATGGCTGCCCTTTTTTATTGCTAACAATGCTCGATTTGAAAGCCAAGCATCTGTACCGCTGAAAGTAGCCGATACCCGGCGCCCAACTGGGTGTGGGACTGTAGCAAGCCGCGCGAGCAGCTCCACGGCAGATAAGCCAGCGCTATTACCCCAGTGCTACGCTAAACCATGCATACTTCCTCCCGGTGACTAAAAGTAGCTTAACCACTGGCGGGCAGTGCATAATGTGTTGGGTTGGCGGCCCGACAACAAAAAAGCCTGCTCCGGATAGAGCAGGCTTTTTTACGAGTTAGATTGTTGCCGTGCTAAGCCACCTGGGCCTTAGCCTTGCGGACTTTAACCGGCTCGGCGGCCGGCATCTTGGCTCCCGCCACGCGGGCTTCGCGGCGGCGCTTCACCAGGGCCATACCAAAGCCAACGGCCATGAGCAGCGTACCGCTCCAGAGCAGGTTGATGAAGGGCTTTTCCATGGCCTTGAGGATGATATAATCCTTCTGAGTGGTGCTTACGCCGAAGGTGAACTTCTGCTTGGTTGGGTCCACGTTGATGAATACTAGGCGCAGGCCCAGGTCTTCTACCTCATCCGACACGCGGCCCACCTGGTTGTTGCGGACCACGAACATGGGGTGCACATGGTACTGCTTTTTCTCGCCGAAGACCACAAAGTCGCCCTGCACGGCCAGGTCGCCTTTGGCCAGGCCGAGGCCAGCCGTTTCGTGGGCCGGCTCCACGCCGCGGAACACGGCGAAGTAGTCGTTCAGGTAGATGGTGTCACCCACGGACAGCACGTGCTCCTTCACTTCGCTCCAGTCCTTTTCCTTGCTTGGGTCGGGCACGGAGCTGATGTGGGAGTAGATATCGTGGTCGAGAAACTTCTTAATATCGGGGGAAGCCAGCAGGCCGCCCATTTCCTCGTTGACCTGGGCCCGGGGGTAGAGCGTGAAGGTGTTGCCCGAGGCTTTTTCCTTGTAATCGACGCGGTAATAGGTGTTTTCGGGTAGGATTTCGACCGTGTCGCCAGCCTTATAGAACACCTTGCCTTCGGCCTTGATGTCGGCGCGGGCCAGGGCCTTGTACTCGTCGTCGGTGCGGAAGAGCAGCTCCTTATTCACGTAGCCAGGCACGCCGGGCACGTCGTAGTACTGGCCGGTGTAGCTGATGTCGTAGCCACCCATCGGGGCCGACTCATTGCGCCACAGCAGCACGTTGTCCCGGTTCAGGTCTTCCGGAAACTCCTTGGAGTAGACCATGCCCGACACGTTCTTGGAAATGATGTTGGAGTAGCCGGCCGAAGCCAGAATCCCGAGCAGCATCAGGGAAATACCGATGTGGGCAATACCGCCGCCCGAAAGGGCCACGCGGCGCTTGAGCAGGGTCAGGACTACGCCCAGGTTGGCCAGCACCCCGAACAGGCCGGTGGTGAGCAGCACGATATACACCGGGCTCATTTGCAGCTTGTTGTAGCGCACCAGCAGAATCACTAAAGCCGCGCTGAGCAGCGTAATGACGCCGGGCACGGCCAGAGAGTTTGACAAAGTTTCCTTGTCGTTCTTCTGCCACCACATGATTTGGGCCAAGCCGGTCAGGAAGGCTACCAGCACGCCCATCCACAGCTGAATTTTGGTGTAGTGCGCAATCTGGTCGGCGGGCAGGGCCAGGTTGGACTTAATGCCCAGGAAGCCCAAGAAGGCGTTGTAGACCGGAATACTGGTGGTGAACAGCACCTGGAACGCACCCAGACAGAGCACCGTGGCGCCCACGAATACCCACAGCTCGGGGTTGTAAGTGGTCAGCTCTTTCTCCGAAACCGGAATCGACTTCCAGCGGGCCACCAGCAGCCAGATAGCCAGCACCACGAAGGCCATGAGGTAAATCAACAGCTGCCCCGACAGGCCCAGGTCGGTAAAGGAGTGTACTGAGGCATTGCCCAGCACGCCGCTACGGGTCAGGAAGGTGGCGTAGAGAATCAGCAGGAAGGAGGCAATAACGAGCACGAAGGACGTGCGCAGGGCCGTGCGGCTCCGCTGCCACAGCACCATGCCGTGAATGGCGGCCACCAACACCAGCCAGGGAATATACACGGCGTTTTCGACCGGGTCCCAGTTCCAGTAGCCGCCGAAGTTCAGGGTTTCGTAGGCCCAGTAGGCGCCCATCATGACGCCCACGCCCAGCACCAAGCCACCGAACAACGCCCAGGGCAAGGAGGGCTTAATCCACTTGGTCAACTCCCCTTTCCAGAGGCCGGCAATGGCAAAGGCAAACGGCACCAGCGTGAGGGCAAAGCCCAGAAACAGCGTGGGCGGGTGAATCACCATCCAGTAGTTCTGCAGCAGCGGGTTGAGGCCGGTGCCGTCCTTGGGCACGAAGTCGGGGTTCATCTTGAACACCGGCAGATCCACCAGGAAGTCGCGCAGCAGGATAAAGGGCGAGGAGCCCAGCTTCACGTTCAGCACCACCACGCCCAGAATCATGGACGTCAGAAAGAGTTGCACGAAGGCAAACACAGCCATGACGGGTGCCTCCCACTTGCGGTGGAAGCGCATGATGGCCAGGCCCAGGCACACGTGCCAGAAAATCCAGAGCAGGAAGCTGCCCTCCTGCCCTTCCCAGAAGCAGGAAATCATGTAGTACACCGGCAAGTGGTTGCTGGAGTGGCTCCAGGCGTAGTAGTACTCGTACCGGTGGGTGTAGATGATGGTAAACAGGCAGACGATAATGGCAACTACCGCCACGCTGTGCACCAGAAACGCGCCCCGGCCCAGGCGCAGCCAGGCGGGGTCGGCGTCGCCCAACTGCCGGCCCTTGCTGGCCATGAAGTAGGAATACGCCGCCACTACGGCCGCCACGAAGGCAATGATGACACTCAGGTGCCCGGCGTTACCGATGAAAGTGTTGAGCATTCTTTCTTAATTAAGAATTAAGAATTAGGAATTAGGAATTGCTGCTTGAGCTACTTTGGTACACCCTCGTGTGCCCAGTCACCCAATTGCTAATTCTCAATTCCTAATTACTAATTGACTGAAGCCGTGGCGCCTTTGATGTCCTTCTCTACGTACTTGGAAGGGCACTTGAGCAGAATCTTGTCGGCCACGAACACGTCGTTGCGCATGGCGCCGGTAATGACCACCTGCTCCGACTTGTCGAAGTCCTGGGGCTTGGGGTTGAAGTAAATCACGCGCTGGGCAATGCGGTTGGTATCGACCAGGGTAAAGGCGAAGTAGTTGGGGTCCAGGGTGGGGTTATACTCCAGGCCCAGGATGTTCTTCTGCCCGTCGCGCGGGAGGCGGCCCACTACGTGCACCTTGGTCAGGTTGCCATCGGCGGCCCGCTCCCGGGCCTCGCGGAACGAGACGTACACGCTGGCGTCGCCCACGGTGCTCATGATGATGCCGATAGCAACGGCAATGACGGCAATGGCAAGAATGTGAGATTTTTTCATGATGCTTCAACAGCGCCGGGCTTGTCGGCCGGCTTTACTGAACAACCAAAGGTCCCCGAAAAATCCGTCGGGCCGGAATGAATTTCATTTAGCAATTATCATTTAACAAGTAACAATCAGCCGTTTTGCGGGCAAATGATAATTGTCACCTGATCAATGTTAATTGTCTTTGAGCTCCCGCTCCAGGCGGCCCACTTTCCGGTCGAGCGACACGAGGAAGGCCAGCAGACCGGCCAGCACGACGGTAATAACGGCCACCACCACGTAGATTTTGCCGCTTTGGCGCAGGGTATCGGCCATTTCAGGTGAGTCGGCGGCCGACTGGGCGGCGGCGTGCAGCACGGGCAGCAGCAGGGCGGCCAGCAGCAACAGGGCCGAACGGAGCTTAGGCAAGCTGTTTTTCATATACTTTTTGTTTGAGCAGAGCAATGCGGCTGGCCACCTGGGCCAGCCAGAAGGCCAGCAGCGTCCAGCCGATAACGGCCGGGTAAAACACCAGGCGCATATTGTCGTCGAGGTCGTACTTGGCAAAGGCCGGGTTGCCGCCCGCCCCGGGGTGGAGCGAATCGGTGAGGCGGGGCAGGATGTAGAACAGCGGCATGGCCGTGGCGAAGGCGAAGATGTTGTAGATGGCCGAAATCC
The sequence above is drawn from the Hymenobacter chitinivorans DSM 11115 genome and encodes:
- a CDS encoding CcmD family protein, producing the protein MKNSLPKLRSALLLLAALLLPVLHAAAQSAADSPEMADTLRQSGKIYVVVAVITVVLAGLLAFLVSLDRKVGRLERELKDN
- the ccsA gene encoding cytochrome c biogenesis protein CcsA, translating into MLNTFIGNAGHLSVIIAFVAAVVAAYSYFMASKGRQLGDADPAWLRLGRGAFLVHSVAVVAIIVCLFTIIYTHRYEYYYAWSHSSNHLPVYYMISCFWEGQEGSFLLWIFWHVCLGLAIMRFHRKWEAPVMAVFAFVQLFLTSMILGVVVLNVKLGSSPFILLRDFLVDLPVFKMNPDFVPKDGTGLNPLLQNYWMVIHPPTLFLGFALTLVPFAFAIAGLWKGELTKWIKPSLPWALFGGLVLGVGVMMGAYWAYETLNFGGYWNWDPVENAVYIPWLVLVAAIHGMVLWQRSRTALRTSFVLVIASFLLILYATFLTRSGVLGNASVHSFTDLGLSGQLLIYLMAFVVLAIWLLVARWKSIPVSEKELTTYNPELWVFVGATVLCLGAFQVLFTTSIPVYNAFLGFLGIKSNLALPADQIAHYTKIQLWMGVLVAFLTGLAQIMWWQKNDKETLSNSLAVPGVITLLSAALVILLVRYNKLQMSPVYIVLLTTGLFGVLANLGVVLTLLKRRVALSGGGIAHIGISLMLLGILASAGYSNIISKNVSGMVYSKEFPEDLNRDNVLLWRNESAPMGGYDISYTGQYYDVPGVPGYVNKELLFRTDDEYKALARADIKAEGKVFYKAGDTVEILPENTYYRVDYKEKASGNTFTLYPRAQVNEEMGGLLASPDIKKFLDHDIYSHISSVPDPSKEKDWSEVKEHVLSVGDTIYLNDYFAVFRGVEPAHETAGLGLAKGDLAVQGDFVVFGEKKQYHVHPMFVVRNNQVGRVSDEVEDLGLRLVFINVDPTKQKFTFGVSTTQKDYIILKAMEKPFINLLWSGTLLMAVGFGMALVKRRREARVAGAKMPAAEPVKVRKAKAQVA
- a CDS encoding cytochrome c maturation protein CcmE domain-containing protein, with protein sequence MKKSHILAIAVIAVAIGIIMSTVGDASVYVSFREARERAADGNLTKVHVVGRLPRDGQKNILGLEYNPTLDPNYFAFTLVDTNRIAQRVIYFNPKPQDFDKSEQVVITGAMRNDVFVADKILLKCPSKYVEKDIKGATASVN